The following nucleotide sequence is from Campylobacter showae CSUNSWCD.
TATCGAGATCGTTTTATCAATCTTGCTAATGTGGCTAGTCACTAAGTGAGGGAGAAAAATGGATGACGTAATAGAGGAGATAGGGCTTTATTTTTGGGTGATTTTAGTGGGGCTAGTGGGCGGACTGCTAAATATGGCAAATAGCGGTAAAAAGGGCGCGCAAAGGCTCGTAAATTTAGTCGTAGGCACGGCTAGCTCGATGTTTGTATGTTGGCTAGCGTATGAAACGACATTTTACTTCACGCAGGCGC
It contains:
- a CDS encoding phage holin family protein, encoding MDDVIEEIGLYFWVILVGLVGGLLNMANSGKKGAQRLVNLVVGTASSMFVCWLAYETTFYFTQAPKFSLAVGGFFAWRGAEWATAMIDKAVEKKIEGLNGNSYDYGDYGGSFRHEEREDDK